In Carya illinoinensis cultivar Pawnee chromosome 7, C.illinoinensisPawnee_v1, whole genome shotgun sequence, the following are encoded in one genomic region:
- the LOC122314947 gene encoding 5'-adenylylsulfate reductase-like 4, whose product MGMGGWGTGIVVALLLWVRFTCAAEPSRASSSTTVCPVESASDSILGFRLWNCPLHGDSGSPGLVAVTVGDEVSLQRALNMVHTKGHQYVAVLFYASWCPFSRNFWPSFSILSSLYPSIPHFAIEESTVRPSILSKYGVHGFPTLFLLNSTMRVRYLGSRTLSSLAAFYGDVTGIKTASLDQISIENVGCLSNHEKHDNTEQESCPFSWARSPEKLLRQETYLALATAFVLLRLLYFSFPTVLLCARYAWRRHIRNVRLGGLWEHPLAYLRRAIQLFNSLNEPCKRSNLQEGAMNARAWASKSLATVSIGDAGNSRGLPGGESH is encoded by the exons ATGGGGATGGGGGGTTGGGGAACGGGGATCGTCGTGGCGTTGCTGCTTTGGGTGAGGTTTACTTGCGCTGCCGAACCATCGAGGGCTTCGTCTTCGACCACCGTTTGTCCCGTGGAGTCCGCTTCCGATTCGATCTTAGGGTTCCGGCTTTGGAATTGTCCTTTACACGGTGATTCTGGATCCCCTGGTCTTGTTGCAGTTACCGTG GGAGATGAGGTTTCACTTCAAAGGGCATTAAACATGGTTCACACAAAGGGTCATCAATACGTGGCTGTGCTCTTCTATGCATCTTGGTGCCCGTTCTCCAGGAATTTCTGGCCAAGCTTTTCCATCCTGTCTTCTTTGTATCCCTCCATCCCTCATTTTGCAATTGAAGAATCAACTGTCAGGCCAAG CATACTTTCAAAGTATGGAGTTCATGGGTTTCCTACCCTTTTCCTTTTGAACTCCACAATGCGTGTCCGCTATCTTGGCTCCCGGACCCTCAGTTCTCTTGCTGCTTTCTACGGCGATGTGACTG GCATTAAGACTGCATCCTTGGATCAAATATCCATAGAAAATGTTGGATGTCTGTCAAATCATGAGAAGCACGATAACACCGAGCAGGAAAGCTGTCCATTCTCGTGGGCAAGATCACCAGAGAAATTGCTTCGGCAGGAGACATATTTGGCCTTGGCCACCGCATTTGTGCTTCTGAGATTGCTATATTTCTCTTTTCCAACTGTACTTCTTTGTGCTCGGTATGCTTGGAGAAGGCACATTCGAAATGTAAGATTGGGGGGTTTGTGGGAGCATCCTCTGGCCTATCTGAGGCGAGCAATACAGTTATTCAATTCTCTAAATGAGCCTTGCAAGAGAAGCAATTTACAGGAAGGGGCAATGAATGCCAGGGCCTGGGCTTCCAAGTCCCTAGCCACAGTCTCTATTGGGGATGCAGGAAACAGCCGGGGTTTGCCTGGAGGTGAAAGTCACTGA
- the LOC122314949 gene encoding 14-3-3 protein 7: MEKEREQQVYLARLAEQAERHDEMVEAMKKVAKLDVELTVDERNLVSVGYKNVIGARRASWRILSSIEQKEEAKGNEHNVKRIKEYRLRVEDELASICNDILAVIDYHLLPCSSTGESTVFYYKMKGDYYRYLAEFKAGEGRKEAADQSLKAYEAATSTAASDLPPTHPIRLGLALNFSVFHYEILNSPERACHLAKQAFDEAIAELDSLNEESYKDSTLIMQLLRDNLTLWTSDLPDEGGEQSKVDETPAEN; encoded by the exons atggagaaggagagagagcaACAGGTTTACTTGGCGAGACTAGCGGAGCAGGCCGAGAGACACGATG AGATGGTTGAAGCAATGAAGAAAGTCGCTAAATTGGATGTGGAATTGACAGTAGATGAAAGGAACCTGGTGTCTGTTGGGTATAAGAATGTTATTGGGGCAAGGAGGGCATCATGGCGGATATTATCTTCCATTGAACAGAAGGAGGAGGCCAAAGGGAACGAACACAATGTGAAGAGGATAAAAGAGTACAGGCTGAGGGTTGAAGATGAGCTTGCAAGTATCTGCAACGACATATTAGCAGTCATTGATTACCACCTCCTTCCATGTTCCTCAACAGGGGAATCAACTGTTTTTTACTATAAGAT GAAAGGAGACTACTATCGATATTTAGCTGAGTTTAAAGCGGGTGAGGGACGTAAGGAAGCTGCAGATCAGTCACTGAAAGCGTATGAG GCTGCTACTAGTACTGCTGCTTCCGATTTGCCCCCAACTCATCCAATCAGACTTGGCCTGGCCCTGAACTTCTCTGTTTTTCACTACGAGATCTTGAACTCCCCTGAGAG GGCCTGCCACCTTGCAAAGCAAGCTTTCGATGAGGCTATTGCTGAACTTGATAGTCTTAACGAAGAATCCTACAAGGACAGTACCCTTATTATGCAGCTACTTAGGGACAACCTTACGTTATGGACCTCAGATCTGCCAGATGAGGGAG GCGAACAATCCAAAGTTGATGAAACTCCAGCAGAG AATTAA
- the LOC122314948 gene encoding 2-hydroxy-6-oxo-2,4-heptadienoate hydrolase-like, which translates to MPRCFSFTEYRNWCYRSTFVKWGLRSTVTDLEDGTIMHCWVPNIRKESKPDLLLIHGLGANAVWQWADVIPHVIAYYNIYVPDLVFFGDSVTNRPDRTESFQAQCVMRVMEANSVRRLSLVGLSYGGFVGYSIAAQFKEVVERVVLCSAGVCMEEKDLSEGVFSVSDLEEAARILVPQTPERLRELVYYTFFRPPPVGLLPSCLLTDFIDAMCTEHAEEKRDLIRAIPKGRKLSELPKISQPTLIIWGEHDQVFRLELAYRLKRHLGDNAQLEVIKNAGHAFNVEKPKEYYKHLKSFLVDSQPPPSSLPPKQIKPTTVLNI; encoded by the exons ATGCCGAGATGTTTCAGCTTCACCGAATACAGGAACTGGTGCTACCGATCCACTTTCGTCAAATGGGGGCTGCGATCCACCGTGACGGACCTCGAAGATGGCACCATCATGCACTGTTGGGTCCCCAACATCCGGAAAGAGAGCAAGCCCGACCTTCTCCTGATCCACGGCCTCGGAGCCAACGCAGTGTGGCAGTGGGCCGACGTCATCCCTCACGTCATCGCTTACTACAACATCTACGTCCCCGACCTCGTCTTCTTCGGCGACTCGGTCACGAATCGGCCGGACCGGACGGAGTCGTTTCAGGCGCAGTGTGTGATGCGGGTGATGGAGGCCAACTCGGTGCGAAGGCTGAGCCTGGTGGGCCTGAGCTACGGTGGGTTCGTCGGGTACAGTATAGCGGCGCAGTTCAAGGAAGTGGTGGAGAGGGTGGTGCTATGTTCCGCCGGGGTGTGCATGGAGGAGAAGGACCTGAGCGAAGGGGTTTTTAGCGTCTCGGACTTGGAGGAGGCGGCCAGGATTTTGGTGCCGCAGACGCCCGAAAGGCTTAGGGAGTTGGTGTACTACACATTTTTCAGGCCTCCACCGGTGGGATTGCTGCCCTCTTGCCTGCTCACCGATTTCATTGAC GCAATGTGCACGGAACATGCGGAGGAGAAGAGAGACCTGATTCGAGCTATTCCCAAAGGCCGGAAACTTTCAGAACTTCCCAAGATTTCTCAG CCCACGTTGATAATCTGGGGGGAGCATGATCAAGTATTTCGACTGGAACTTGCTTACAGATTAAAAAG GCACCTGGGGGATAATGCTCAGCTAGAAGTCATCAAGAATGCAGGGCATGCCTTCAATGTCGAGAAACCCAAGGAGTATTACAAGCACTTGAAATCTTTTCTGGTAGATTCGCAGCCTCCTCCATCGAGCCTACCTCCCAAGCAGATCAAACCCACTACCGTCTTGAACATATAA